The following is a genomic window from Deltaproteobacteria bacterium.
GTTTTGTCTTGCTTAGCCACCTGCGATTCTCTAGACTTATGGCATTACATTCCCCCAGAGGTTGTCTGCAATGGCACAAGTCGACCTGGATGATGATTTTGAAGAACCCCGTAAAAAGTCCAAGCGCGTTGTCTTGGCCGGGGCCGTCGTGGCGGCTCTCGTTGGGGCCTTCGTCGGCGTGAAATACTTCGATATCGGCGTCAGCAAAGAGGCTAAACGAGACCGGCATCTCACACGGGCGCGCGAACAGATAACGGCTCAAAAGTTTAACGAAGCTATTGTTGAGCTGCGCAACGCCATTAAAGCCGACCCAAAATCGGCGGAGGCGCATCATGAGCTCGGAACTCTGCTGCTCCAGAAGGGGGACTACAAGAACGCGTACGCGGAATTCCAGCGCGCCGTCGACATGAAACCCGACTTTATCCCGGCGCGACTGCAACTCGGGCTTTTGTACGTGACCGCGCGCGACCTAACTAAAGCCAAGGCCGAGCTGGCAGGAATTCGCCAGACCGACAAGCAGGCAAGAGAAGGCAACCTGCTTGCCGCACGTATCGCTTTTGCTGACAAAGACCCGAACGGCGCCATCCGGGAGCTCAAGGAAGTTCTCGCCAAGAACCCGAAAGAAGCCGCGGTCCATCTCGACATCGCGCAGATCCAGACCGATCAAAAGGACTACAAGGGTGCGGAAGCCTCGATACAAAAAGCGCTCGAAATCG
Proteins encoded in this region:
- a CDS encoding tetratricopeptide repeat protein, giving the protein MAQVDLDDDFEEPRKKSKRVVLAGAVVAALVGAFVGVKYFDIGVSKEAKRDRHLTRAREQITAQKFNEAIVELRNAIKADPKSAEAHHELGTLLLQKGDYKNAYAEFQRAVDMKPDFIPARLQLGLLYVTARDLTKAKAELAGIRQTDKQAREGNLLAARIAFADKDPNGAIRELKEVLAKNPKEAAVHLDIAQIQTDQKDYKGAEASIQKALEIDPNLGNARIALSQLHKLMGETEQSEKDLLKAAQTDPEL